The sequence below is a genomic window from Candidatus Methylomirabilota bacterium.
TCCAGGACTGGATCGACGCCACGCTGTTCAACTTCATGATCGATCGCGCGGCCACCTTCCAACTCACCGAGTACACCAAGGGCAGCTATCTCCCGTTGGCCAGGGCCAACGAGGCCATCCTCCGGGAGGAGGAGGGCCACAAGAACTTCGGCGAAGAGTGCCTCGAGAAGATGTGCCAGGACCCGGCCACGCGAAGCGAGATCCAGCGCCGATTCCCAAAGTGGTTCGTGGCCTCCATGCGGATCTTCGGTCGGGCCGGGACCCCGGGCAACAAATACTGCCTCGAGGTCGGGCTCAAGACGCGCGATAGCGGCGACGTCGCGGCCGCCTTCGTGGAGAGCATCCGCCCGGTGATGGCGGCCTGTGGGCTCGCGTTCCCGGAGCGGCACGAAATGCCGCTGGAGCTGCCGCCGCAGGTGGACCTCAGCGTGCCGGGGTCCTAGCTCGAGCGACCCTGGTCCGGTCGGAACTTCGTCTCCGGTTTGATGCCCTTGCGCCGGTGCTGTTCGCTGATACGGCCGTTCTCGATATAGTGGCCTTCGACCGCGCGCTTGGCCGCTTCGTCCCATTCCGGCAGCCAGTCGCCGAGCGAGTAGCCGTACCACGGGGGTTGCGGACGGAGCCGGGGTAGGCCGAGCTCCTCCCAGATCGCCTTGGCGCGCTCCATGAATTCCTTCTTGGGGAGTGCCAAGGGTGGCAGGTCGCCCTTCATGGTCGCGTCCATGAGGAGCGTCGAGTCTTCCTCTTGATCGTGCTCGCGCTTCGGCCCGTGGCCCTGGCCGCGGTGGGGCAGGGCCTGGAC
It includes:
- a CDS encoding ferritin-like fold-containing protein, giving the protein MGALSVRSKAEIPDHDYQRMVLTLMDKQASREVATAEVFGQCVLHAPTIADKIRITRFQHEELKHYQLLAPLMTELGVDMEAYIRDRQRAGARFTGDEADMQIQDWIDATLFNFMIDRAATFQLTEYTKGSYLPLARANEAILREEEGHKNFGEECLEKMCQDPATRSEIQRRFPKWFVASMRIFGRAGTPGNKYCLEVGLKTRDSGDVAAAFVESIRPVMAACGLAFPERHEMPLELPPQVDLSVPGS